A genomic window from Betta splendens chromosome 24, fBetSpl5.4, whole genome shotgun sequence includes:
- the snw1 gene encoding SNW domain-containing protein 1: protein MSLASFLPAPTQLSQDQLEAEERLRAQKSYSTALVSSRKDPPPYGLRKGWVPRALEDFGDGGAFPEIHVAQFPLEMGRKKKTSNALAVQVDAEGKIKYDAIARQGQGKDKVVFSKYTDLLPKEVLNEDTPELQKPDEEAVKELTEKTRAALDKQVSQKIAAAMPVRAADKQAPAQYIRYTPSQQGVAFNSGAKQRVIRMVEMQKDPMEPPRFKINKKIPRGPPSPPAPVMHSPSRKMTVKEQQEWKIPPCISNWKNAKGYTIPLDKRLAADGRGLQTVHINENFAKLAEALYIADRKAREAVEMRAQVEKKMAQKEKEKKEEKLRELAQMARDRRAGIKSHGDKAGGEDGEARERDEIRHDRRKERQHDRNISRAAPDKRSKLQRDQERDISELIALGMPNPRSSSEAQYDQRLFNQSKGMDSGFAGGEDDTYNVYDQPFRSGRDMAQNIYRPTKNVETYSDDFDQIMHNNRFVPGKEFSGADHGQRREGPVQFEEDPFGLDKFLEQAKQHGGSKRPSTSSRSKDDYHDKKRRKE from the exons ATGTCTTTAGCGAG TTTTTTGCCGGCACCGACCCAGCTGTCTCAGGACCAGCTAGAGGCAGAGGAAAGGCTCCGGGCCCAGAAGTCCTATTCCACAGCCCTGGTTTCGTCCCGTAAGGACCCCCCTCCTTATGGACTCAGAAAAGGCTGGGTACCTCGCGCACTTGAG GACTTTGGAGATGGAGGCGCCTTCCCAGAAATCCATGTGGCCCAGTTTCCCCTGGAGATgggcaggaagaagaagacatccAATGCCCTGGCAGTGCAGGTGGATGCAGAAGGAAAGATTAAATATGATGCCATTGCCAGACAAGGACAGGGGAAAGATAAG GTGGTCTTCAGTAAGTACACAGATCTGCTCCCAAAGGAAGTTTTAAACGAAGATACTCCAgaactacagaaacctgacgaGGAGGCTGTAAAAGAG TTGACAGAGAAGACTCGTGCAGCCCTGGATAAGCAGGTGTCTCAAAAGATTGCAGCTGCCATGCCTGTacgagctgcagacaaacaagctCCTGCACAGTACATCAG GTACACCCCATCCCAGCAGGGAGTGGCTTTTAACTCGGGGGCCAAGCAGAGAGTGATTCGCATGGTGGAGATGCAGAAAGACCCAATGGAACCACCACGTTTCAA GATCAACAAGAAGATTCCTCGAGGACCTCCTTCTCCCCCTGCCCCCGTCATGCATTCTCCAAGCAGAAAG ATGACTGTCAAGGAGCAGCAAGAGTGGAAGATTCCCCCATGCATATCCAACTGGAAGAACGCTAAG GGCTACACCATTCCTCTGGACAAACGTCTGGCTGCAGATGGTAGGGGCCTGCAAACTGTTCACATCAATGAAAACTTTGCCAAGTTAGCTGAGGCGCTCTACATTGCCGATAGAAAG GCCAGAGAAGCAGTTGAGATGCGAGCCCAGGTAGAGAAGAAGATGGcccagaaggagaaggagaagaaggaggagaaactgaGGGAGCTGGCCCAGATGGCTCGAGATCGGAGGGCTGGCATCAAAAGTCATGGAGACAAAG CAGGTGGAGAGGACGGCGAGGCCAGGGAGCGTGACGAGATCCGCCATgacagaaggaaagagagacagCACGACAGAAACATTTCCAGAGCTGCTCCTGATAAGAG GTCGAAGCTGCAGAGAGACCAAGAGAGAGATATCAGCGAGCTCATTGCTCTGGGCATGCCTAACCCTCGTTCCTCCAGTGAGGCCCAATACGACCAGCGACTCTTCAATCAGAGCAAG GGCATGGATAGTGGCTTTGCAGGCGGCGAGGACGACACATACAACGTGTATGACCAACCATTCCGCAGTGGCAGAGACATGGCCCAAAACATCTACAGACCCACGAAGAATGTAGAGACCTACTCTGATGACTTTGACCAAATCATGCACAACAACAG ATTTGTTCCAGGAAAAGAGTTCTCGGGCGCTGATCACGGTCAGAGACGGGAAGGCCCGGTCCAGTTTGAGGAGGATCCTTTCGGTCTGGACAAGTTCTTGGAGCAGGCCAAGCAGCACGGCGGCTCCAAGAggccctccaccagcagccgctCAAAGGACGACTATCACGACAAGAAGCGGAGGAAGGAGTGA